The region TGAAGCGGGATTAACACAGAAAGCTGTTGCAGAAAAAATGAAGAGACCACAGTCCTACATATCCAAATGCGAATCAGGTGAAAGACGGCTGGACATTATTGAGCTGATTGAATTGGCAAAGCTTTATAAAAAGCCTCTATCTTTCTTTGTGGGGAATTAATTGTCATTCACTGTACAAAAACTCAAAAAGAGGCTTGAAGAAATAAAAGCCTTAGGGTATGTAAAAACCCACAGGGCACATGATACAGGAGTTGGTAAAACTTTAGAAGACCTTTTGGGCATAAAGGAGAATAATATCCGTTTGCCTGATATTGGGGAAGTCGAAATTAAGGCTAAGCGTATCGATTCAAATAGTATGCTGACATTGGCCACTAAAGCTCCTAAACCCCGCCGGGTAAATCGTTTAATATTTGAGCACTACAAATACTTAGATAAGGAAGGTTCTTCTAATCTTCATTCAACGGTATACGGTTCCAGATATAATTCCCAAGGATTTAGAGTTCGGGTTAAAGAGAATAAATTGTTTTTAGAAAACAGACCACATAATATAGAAGCCTACTGGGATGAAAATATATTTAGTGATGTCTTATTCTCTAAGTCAAATTATATCCTTTTGGTTTTCGCTCAGACAAAAGGAGAAAGAAAAACTATAAATGAGCATTTTCATTATACAGAGGCATATCTATTGCGAGACATGAACGCTGATAAATTTTATGCATCTATTGCAAATGATTTTCTAAAAGTTGACATCAGAATCGGTGTTTATAGAAGCGGTAAAAATAAAGGGAAATATCACGACCATGGCACAGGATTCAGAATGAGTAAGCAGAATTTTCTACAGTTATACGATTCCTATGAAAAAATCCTATAGCTAAATAACCTTTACTCTCCCATGGAGATGGAAATCTAAATCTTCTTAAGTAAAACTATACTTTCTTTCAGCATAGTAGAACAAGTTTTACCGGGCTCATTAGTCGGACTGTTTTTAAGCGGCATTCGTTTGTTGGGAATATTTCGATATAATATCCCCTGAGAAATAAACCCTATTTTTTCTGCAAGCTCACAGATTATTTCATCAGTTTTTAATTGCAATTCCTTAACAGTCCGATTTCCAACGATAAGACAGGAATATTTTTGGGGCTTAAGGATTTTATGTGCTTGCATAAGAGCTTTATACAAATCAATATAAAAGCTCAAAACATCCTTAGCCCGTTCTTTATCTCTTTCAGAAATAATTTTTATGCTCAACCTTAAAGTCTCAGATAAACCATGTATCGGGTCTTTAATATCAACATTGTTTTTGCCACCGAGCAATTCCTTATCTATATCCTTTATGTATGGAGGTAATATTTCTAACCACTGTGCGGGTAGTCTTGAAAATTGACCATATGCTACAGTAGTTCTGCTGTCACCATAAGGAGGCGAGGTAATAATGAAATCTACCGCACTTGCTGGTATGCCGTTATCTTTTGTTGAATCGCCAAGTATAATCTTTGCACTTATATTAGGGCTCACATCATTAAGATATTCCTTCATGCCAAGGATATTGTTTTCAGATATTTTGATGAATTCGCCAATTACATTAGGAGAAAAAGATTTATCTAATTTCTTTTTATCCCTATAGAGCTTGAATTCACCATGTCTTGTAAAAGAAACAATACGGGCAACCTCGCTAAAACATACGGAAAAGAAATTTCTTACATTTTCTTCGGAAATATTCCATATCGCATGTTTAAGCCTTGTCAAGTTTTCAATGACCGATTTACAAAACCAGAAGTCTATGTTTGTGAAAATAGGTGGTGCAATATTTCTTATGGATTTATAGTCAGATAAGATTGATTTAAGTCTATTCGTTAGAGTTTGCGGGTCAATCGGTGTTGTTTTTGCTTTGGCTATCAAAGCAGCTAAAGGATTAAGCTCTATACCAATAGAATTTCTATTGAGCAGACTGCTTTCAACGAGAGTGGTTCCTGAGCCGCAAAAGATGTCACAAACCAATTCGCCTTCAGATGAAAATGTATGAATCAGTTTCCGTGCAATCTGAGGGATAAACATTGCAGGGTAAGTATGAAAACCGTGGGTATAAGTTTTCGTTTGATATGTTTTGAAATCCCATTCATTTATCCATTTAAAGACATCGGTTTCTGCGTCATAGTATTGTTTATGGCTTTTTACATTTTTGGAGGAAATTAATTCTTGCAGCCGTGAAATATTTGCTGATAGCTCAAGTTCTTGTAATGGAAAAAGAGAGAATTCAGCGGCCTGTTCTTTAATAGATAGATGAGTAGGCGGTAAACTGTTTCTGTACCTGCTGGGGTTTTGAGGCGCAATAAATGCTACGCTTGCTTTTAAATATGCAAGGAGATCTTTTTTATTAAATCTGCGTTGTCCTCCAGGCGTCCTAATAGATTGAATAAGACCTTTTTCTTCCATCCTATAAATTGTTTTTGTGCTTACCCCAATTAGTTGAGCAGCTTGTTTTGTGTTGATCATTTCAATATTCTTGTCCATGGTCTTTCCTCGGTAAGAACTATACAACATTAGACAATATTAGTCAACAGGGCATTAGAAAGGGCTTTGTAGGATGTTATTTAAGAAGGGATTTTCTTATATCGCCTACCCTCAGAGTTATCTTATTGGAATCGAGGTATTCGAGGAAGGGCACTGCGTATTTCCTCGTTGTCCCCAGAAGGTCTCTGAATTCAGCCACTGTCATTTCGGGTTTTTCTCTAAAGAACTTTTTGAGGAGGTCAATCATCTTTTGATACGAAGATTGGCTGAGATAAAGGCTATCGTTTATCCGAACTATAACTCCTTGTCTTTCAAGGTGTTTTAGTATGTCGCCTACCTTTTTTTCATCCACTGAAAGCATGGATGCAAGGTCTGCCTTAAAAGGAGGCAGGAATTGTCCTTTATCGAGGGCATCGAGGACAATCTTTTTATCTTCAGGAGAGACCTCGATACTAAAGCCCTTGAGACTTATGGAGTCTTTTTCAGCCTGAATCTCATCGATGAGCGAGATAGATATGTTGAATATCTTTATGTCAAGCCTGAGGAATGCCCTTACCTCTTCTTTTGGCATTCCCTGTTTGAGCGGATTGCTTTTATGAAAATCGGTAAGCCTTTTGATAAGAGAGGTCTTATAAGAATTAAATGCATCCTTATGCATCAAGATGTCTTCGAACCGAATGAGTCGTCCTTGTTCCTTAAGGGAAGAGATGGAGTCGCTTATAGAGGGAATCTCTGCTTTTATCCAGCCTTCAATAGCTGTTTTTTTCATGCCTCCTCCACCTGCCTTTTTAATCTTCAGAGCTATTTTTTCGTGAAGACTGCCATGTTCGAAAACCCTGAGGTCTTCTATGCCTTCCTTTTTTTTCCGTTTCAAAGGAGATGTATCTAAAATCTCGCCACCACCGATTGTTATTTGAGGAGAAGATCTCCTTAAGATATATCTATCTCCTGACTGAACGACTACAGGGTCATCGAGCCTCATCTGGCAGTAGCAGGATTGTCCTGAAGACAGTTCTTCCCTGCCGTATAAAATACATCGGGCAATAGTCTCTGATGTGCCTGTGTGGAAGTGAAAAAGTGCCCTGTTTTTGACTAAAGGTGCATCCTTAAGAAGTTCAAGACTAACATCTATAAGAGTGGTTGGAATAAACCTATTTGGCTCTACGAGGGTATCTCCTCTTTTAAGCTCTGTCTTGTCTATGCCTTGAAGATTGATTGCTACCCTCTGACCTGCATAGGCAGTCTTAACAGGCTTTCCGTGACTTTGAATGCCTCTTGCCTTGGAGTTTAGACAGCTTGGCAGGAGCTCAACAGTATCCTCGATGGATATACTGCCTGAAAGAGCTGTGCCTGTAACAACTGTGCCAAAGCCTTTAAGCGTAAACACCCTGTCTATGGGCAGTCTGAAAAGCCCCTTGGTTGGTTTAGGCTTAACCTTAAGAGCGGATTCCTTTATCTTTTCCTTAAGAAGATTCAGGTTATATCCTGTTTTTGAAGACACAGGCAGAATCTCTGAGGATTCAAGAAATGTGCCCTTTACAAAATCTCTTACCTCGTCTTTGACGAGTTGCAGCCATTCAGGCTGAACGAGGTCTGTCTTCGTAATGGCAATAATACCTGCCTTGATATTAAGGAGGTCGCAGATGTAAAGATGCTCTTTTGTCTGAGGCATGATTCCTTCGTCAGCCGCTATGACAAGCAAAACCATGTCAATACCGCCTGCACCTGCAAGCATATTCCTTACAAGCCTTTCATGCCCGGGAACATCGACGATGCCAACTGTGAGGCTATGTTCCGGGTATTGGAGGTCTGCAAACCCTAAGTCTATGGTTATGCCACGCTCTTTTTCCTCTTTGAGTCTGTCAGGGTCTATTCCAGTGAGTGCCTTGACAAGGGCACTTTTTCCATGGTCTATATGCCCTGCTGTGCCTAAGATTACATAATGCATAGATTAATTATAACTCTATTAGCTTTGGATAGACTACTACAAAGAGATTCAGCTTTTATATAGATTTTACGGGATTTATTTGCTTAAGCAGGGGAGGCGTTTTTTCAGAGTGAAAATTATTATACTGCTATCTCTAAAGCTATACGGTCATAACTAATAACTGCTGTTGTTTTTTTGTCCGTCTCTTTTTTTTCTATCAGCCCCACTTGTTCTAAATATTTAACATCCTCTGCTACATTTTTTATATCCCTCTTAGCCATCTTCGCAAGCTCATTAATTGAAGATGGTTTGTTTGTCTTGATGATATGCAGTAGTTCGAGCCTTTTAGGTGTTAATGCCTTTCTAAAAGCCTCAAAACTGGTAAAGTAAAGCCCTGTCTCTTTTTTAACCTTTTCCCCTCGTTCAATGGCTTCTCCTGTCTTTACAAAATCATCAAGGACAGTCTTTAAATCCTTAATACCTATTTTAATCCTCTTTACCTTCACACCTCACCTCCTTTATATCTTTCAATATCCCTGTAAAAGTCCTGTGCTAATTTTTTAAGACTAATAAACTTATATGTTTCTATAGTCCCTTTTATATGCCTGTGGTCTCCTTTACTTTTTGCATTGTCATAACCAATTACCCTGATTTCATCAACGATGTAAACCAGTGAATATTTATAACCATGTGGTTTATCCTTTGTCGGTCCTGGTAACCTCCACATCTTAATTTCAATAATGTTGCCGAGCTCGTCTATAACTTTTTCATGCCTGACAAGCTCTGTTTTCACCTTATTGGTAGTTTAAACCAATAGAAAGAGCATGTCAATAAAAGATGGTGCCCTTTCCATGGTCTATATGTCCTGCTGTGCCTAAGATTACATAATGCATATCAGTCCTCCCCCCCATCGCAGGACTTTATTATAATATTCTTTTGGAACAAATACCGACATTTCTAAATTGGCAAGACATAATCCCCCATTTTATTGATTTTTCAAAGGTTTTTCGTTATCATTCAATCTATATGGACACAAAAAGGGCAATAGAGGATGCAAGCACTTATTTAATGAACACCTATAACAGGTACCCTATCCTTCTAAGGAAAGGCAGGGGTATGAAGGTGTGGTCTGCGGATGGAAATGAGTATCTGGATTTTGTAGGAGGAATCGCAGTAAATGTGCTTGGGCACTGTCATCCAAAAGTAGTTGTTGCAATACAGAAGCAGGCTCAGAGGCTTTTACATGTATCGAATTTTTATCACATCGAGCCACAGATTGAGCTTGCAAAGCTCCTTGTCGAGCATTCATTTGCAGACAAGGTGTTTTTTTGTAACTCAGGAGCAGAGGCAAACGAGGCAGGAATAAAGCTTGCCCGAAAGTATGCAAAGGAGGCGCTCGGGCCCGATAAATTCGAGTTCATCTCTGCACAGAATTCCTTTCATGGAAGGACACTGGCAACGCTTTCAGCAGGAGGTCAGGAGAAATTCCAGAAAGGCTTTGAGCCCATGATGCCTGGCTTCAGGCATGTCCCTTTCAATGACATCTCTCAGATTGAGAAAGCCATTACACCAAAGACCTGTGGAGTTTTGCTTGAGCCAATACAGGGCGAAGGAGGGGTAAATGTGCCTCACCCCGAGTATTTGAGTCAGGTGCGACAGCTCTGCAACGAGAGAAAATTACTTTTTATCCTCGATGAAGTCCAGACAGGCATGGGAAGGACAGGTAAACTCTTTGCATACGAGCACTATGGCATAACCCCTGACATCATGACACTTGCAAAGGGTCTTGGAGGTGGGGTTCCTATTGGCGCTATGCTGGCATCCAAAGAGGTCTCAGGTGCATTTAAGCCTGCTCTGCACGGAACAACATTTGGAGGAAACCCCCTTGTATGTGCCGCAGGTATTACAGTATTAAACACAATACTTGAGGATGGCTTTATACTTGAGCAGTGCGTAAGAATGGGCGAGTATCTCATCGAAAAGCTCAATTCGCTCAAAAAGGACTTTCCAAGCATTGTGGTGGATGTCAGGGGTAAGGGGCTTTTGGTAGGAATGGAAATCACAAAGGAGGGAGGTCCCATTGTAAATACATGCATGCAAAGAGGTGTTTTGATTAACTTCACGGCTGGGAATATCCTCAGGTTTATGCCTCCACTTATAGTGCAGAAAAAAGACATCGACCAGTTAGCAAATGTGCTCGAGGAGGTTTTTCATAGCCTTCAGCGCGAATAACAGAGGGGGTTTTTAAAAAAAGATGGCTAAAAGGGATTTTTTAACCATATGGGATTTATCCACTGAAGAGATACAGGCTCTTATAAACCGCGCTATGGAGCTAAAAGCAGGCAGGGACAGAAACAAATGCCCTCTTATTGGAAAAAGTATCGGGCTTATGTTCGAAAAGACCTCCACACGGACGAGGGTCTCCTTTGAGGTCGGTATCTACCAGCTTGGCGGCAATGCCATCTATTTGGATTCAAAAGACATACAGATTGGAAGAGGAGAAACTATAAGGGACACTGCAAAATCCCTTTCGAGATACCTCGATGCCCTCGTCATAAGGACATTCGAGCATCAGAGGCTTGTAGAGTTCAAAGAGCACTCAGATGTGCCAGTTATAAATGCCCTTACGAACCTACATCATCCCTGTCAGGCACTTGCAGACCTTATGACGATATTCGAGAAAAAAGGCAAACTAAGGGGCATTAAGTTAGCTTATGTAGGAGATGGAAACAATGTTTCCAATTCCCTTATAGAGGCATCTTCTAAAACAGGGATTAATCTGGTTATAGCCTGTCCAGAGGGTTACGAGCCTGACCCCGATGTGCTCGAAAGAGGAAGAGAAACTGCAAAAAGCGAGATAATCGTTCTGAGGGACCCTAAAGAGGCAGCAGGCAGGGCAGATGTGCTTTACACAGATGTCTGGGTTAGTATGGGCGAGGAGGCTCATGCTCAGGAGAAAATCAGAAGGCTCAGGGACTACCAGATAAACCCAATGCTTTTGTCCTGCGCCAGAAAAGATGTCATTGTCATGCACTGCCTTCCTGCACATAGGGGTGAGGAGATAACGGATGAGATAATCGATGGCCCTCAAAGCGTTGTCTTTGACCAGGCTGAAAACAGACTGCATACCGAGAAGGCACTGCTTGAAGTCTTGTTGAGGTAATAGGTGATATGCTAAAATTAGCAAAATTTCTCTTAAGGGAGACCCTATGAAAAGGAAATATTTTACGCTGATAGCTTCAGTCGTTGCTATATTAGTTTTTGTGACTTATG is a window of Nitrospirota bacterium DNA encoding:
- a CDS encoding helix-turn-helix transcriptional regulator, with amino-acid sequence MGKSIYSKEYESILKQLKKARIEAGLTQKAVAEKMKRPQSYISKCESGERRLDIIELIELAKLYKKPLSFFVGN
- a CDS encoding acetylornithine transaminase encodes the protein MDTKRAIEDASTYLMNTYNRYPILLRKGRGMKVWSADGNEYLDFVGGIAVNVLGHCHPKVVVAIQKQAQRLLHVSNFYHIEPQIELAKLLVEHSFADKVFFCNSGAEANEAGIKLARKYAKEALGPDKFEFISAQNSFHGRTLATLSAGGQEKFQKGFEPMMPGFRHVPFNDISQIEKAITPKTCGVLLEPIQGEGGVNVPHPEYLSQVRQLCNERKLLFILDEVQTGMGRTGKLFAYEHYGITPDIMTLAKGLGGGVPIGAMLASKEVSGAFKPALHGTTFGGNPLVCAAGITVLNTILEDGFILEQCVRMGEYLIEKLNSLKKDFPSIVVDVRGKGLLVGMEITKEGGPIVNTCMQRGVLINFTAGNILRFMPPLIVQKKDIDQLANVLEEVFHSLQRE
- a CDS encoding excisionase family DNA-binding protein, producing the protein MDKNIEMINTKQAAQLIGVSTKTIYRMEEKGLIQSIRTPGGQRRFNKKDLLAYLKASVAFIAPQNPSRYRNSLPPTHLSIKEQAAEFSLFPLQELELSANISRLQELISSKNVKSHKQYYDAETDVFKWINEWDFKTYQTKTYTHGFHTYPAMFIPQIARKLIHTFSSEGELVCDIFCGSGTTLVESSLLNRNSIGIELNPLAALIAKAKTTPIDPQTLTNRLKSILSDYKSIRNIAPPIFTNIDFWFCKSVIENLTRLKHAIWNISEENVRNFFSVCFSEVARIVSFTRHGEFKLYRDKKKLDKSFSPNVIGEFIKISENNILGMKEYLNDVSPNISAKIILGDSTKDNGIPASAVDFIITSPPYGDSRTTVAYGQFSRLPAQWLEILPPYIKDIDKELLGGKNNVDIKDPIHGLSETLRLSIKIISERDKERAKDVLSFYIDLYKALMQAHKILKPQKYSCLIVGNRTVKELQLKTDEIICELAEKIGFISQGILYRNIPNKRMPLKNSPTNEPGKTCSTMLKESIVLLKKI
- the argF gene encoding ornithine carbamoyltransferase, with translation MAKRDFLTIWDLSTEEIQALINRAMELKAGRDRNKCPLIGKSIGLMFEKTSTRTRVSFEVGIYQLGGNAIYLDSKDIQIGRGETIRDTAKSLSRYLDALVIRTFEHQRLVEFKEHSDVPVINALTNLHHPCQALADLMTIFEKKGKLRGIKLAYVGDGNNVSNSLIEASSKTGINLVIACPEGYEPDPDVLERGRETAKSEIIVLRDPKEAAGRADVLYTDVWVSMGEEAHAQEKIRRLRDYQINPMLLSCARKDVIVMHCLPAHRGEEITDEIIDGPQSVVFDQAENRLHTEKALLEVLLR
- a CDS encoding glycosyl hydrolase, which translates into the protein MSFTVQKLKKRLEEIKALGYVKTHRAHDTGVGKTLEDLLGIKENNIRLPDIGEVEIKAKRIDSNSMLTLATKAPKPRRVNRLIFEHYKYLDKEGSSNLHSTVYGSRYNSQGFRVRVKENKLFLENRPHNIEAYWDENIFSDVLFSKSNYILLVFAQTKGERKTINEHFHYTEAYLLRDMNADKFYASIANDFLKVDIRIGVYRSGKNKGKYHDHGTGFRMSKQNFLQLYDSYEKIL
- a CDS encoding MarR family transcriptional regulator, translating into MKVKRIKIGIKDLKTVLDDFVKTGEAIERGEKVKKETGLYFTSFEAFRKALTPKRLELLHIIKTNKPSSINELAKMAKRDIKNVAEDVKYLEQVGLIEKKETDKKTTAVISYDRIALEIAV
- the selB gene encoding selenocysteine-specific translation elongation factor; this translates as MHYVILGTAGHIDHGKSALVKALTGIDPDRLKEEKERGITIDLGFADLQYPEHSLTVGIVDVPGHERLVRNMLAGAGGIDMVLLVIAADEGIMPQTKEHLYICDLLNIKAGIIAITKTDLVQPEWLQLVKDEVRDFVKGTFLESSEILPVSSKTGYNLNLLKEKIKESALKVKPKPTKGLFRLPIDRVFTLKGFGTVVTGTALSGSISIEDTVELLPSCLNSKARGIQSHGKPVKTAYAGQRVAINLQGIDKTELKRGDTLVEPNRFIPTTLIDVSLELLKDAPLVKNRALFHFHTGTSETIARCILYGREELSSGQSCYCQMRLDDPVVVQSGDRYILRRSSPQITIGGGEILDTSPLKRKKKEGIEDLRVFEHGSLHEKIALKIKKAGGGGMKKTAIEGWIKAEIPSISDSISSLKEQGRLIRFEDILMHKDAFNSYKTSLIKRLTDFHKSNPLKQGMPKEEVRAFLRLDIKIFNISISLIDEIQAEKDSISLKGFSIEVSPEDKKIVLDALDKGQFLPPFKADLASMLSVDEKKVGDILKHLERQGVIVRINDSLYLSQSSYQKMIDLLKKFFREKPEMTVAEFRDLLGTTRKYAVPFLEYLDSNKITLRVGDIRKSLLK